One part of the Rutidosis leptorrhynchoides isolate AG116_Rl617_1_P2 chromosome 1, CSIRO_AGI_Rlap_v1, whole genome shotgun sequence genome encodes these proteins:
- the LOC139870183 gene encoding probable UDP-3-O-acylglucosamine N-acyltransferase 2, mitochondrial: protein MAIHLKRLANIICLSNSIIYRKSYIPHILYSALSPGRFESRFTCHHDFSASSAGVIGLLPSDREVASDYHEFLQWHKGGGMFHKLARIDPTACIDFGAIVHAGSIVGGDVHVSSGAVVGPNVTIGPSTKIGYNVALANCTIGDSCIIHHGVCIGQDGFGFFLDEDGSMVKKPQALKAHIGNNVEIGANSCIDRGSWRDTMIGDHSKIDNLVQIGHNVVIGKCCMLCGQVGIAGSVTIGDYVTLGGRVGIRDHVTIVSKVRLAAASCVTKDITKPGDYGGFPAVPIREWRRQVASRCQTFK, encoded by the exons ATGGCAATTCATCTAAAGCGATTAGCCAATATCATTTGCCTTTCAAACTCCATAATATATCGGAAATCATATATTCCACATATATTATACTCTGCATTATCACCGGGTAGATTTGAATCAAGATTTACCTGCCACCATGATTTTTCTGCTTCCTCTGCCGGCGTAATTGGACTCTTACCCTCCG ATCGTGAAGTTGCAAGTGATTACCATGAATTTTTGCAATGGCACAAAGGAGGAGGGATGTTTCATAAGTTAGCACGCATTGATCCTACAGCATGTATAGATTTTGGTGCAATAGTTCATGCAGGGTCTATTGTAGGTGGAGATGTTCATGTGTCATCAGGTGCTGTTGTTGGTCCCAACGTAACTATTGGCCCATCCACAAAGATTGG GTATAATGTTGCACTTGCTAATTGTACGATTGGTGACTCGTGCATTATCCATCATGGTGTATGCATTGGTCAAGATG GTTTTGGTTTTTTCCTCGATGAGGACGGTTCCATGGTGAAGAAGCCTCAG GCCCTGAAAGCTCATATAGGGAATAATGTCGAGATTGGTGCCAATTCATGCATTGACAGGGGCAG TTGGAGAGATACTATGATAGGTGATCATTCAAAGATAGATAATTTAGTTCAG ATAGGCCATAATGTAGTGATTGGCAAGTGTTGCATGTTATGTGGACAAGTTGGCATTGCCGGTTCCGTAAC GATTGGCGATTATGTGACTTTAGGTGGACGGGTTGGAATTCGTGATCATGTCACCATTGTGTCGAAG GTTCGTCTAGCAGCTGCTAGCTGCGTGACCAAGGATATTACAAAACCTGGTGACTATGGTGGCTTCCCAGCT GTCCCAATTCGTGAATGGCGAAGACAGGTTGCTAGTCGTTGTCAAACATTTAAGTAG
- the LOC139899029 gene encoding protein NDR1-like translates to MVKRKESESPFAIYCWFVQVVIVLSLTGVVIWLSTKPHIPKFTINNVYLPQMSNRNVSKAQQNGSTIRNNSLVVVVDITNPNNGMTICYLDIVMSLHHNGLLIANKSLGTFCHGHKKSVTKQVLIGVDHQQLQRADNGGQGLRLTIETMIKYHILKWKTKIHHICSEWFVIIGIKGNVTKNIYLHKIR, encoded by the coding sequence ATGGTTAAGAGAAAAGAATCAGAAAGCCCTTTCGCTATATACTGTTGGTTCGTTCAAGTTGTGATCGTTTTGAGCTTGACCGGTGTGGTGATCTGGTTAAGTACGAAACCACACATCCCCAAATTCACCATCAACAACGTATACCTCCCACAAATGAGTAACCGAAATGTATCAAAAGCTCAACAAAACGGGAGTACTATTCGAAACAACTCTCTTGTTGTCGTAGTTGATATCACAAACCCCAACAATGGCATGACTATTTGTTATCTTGATATCGTTATGAGCTTACATCACAATGGTCTTCTTATCGCAAATAAATCGTTGGGAACTTTTTGTCATGGTCACAAGAAGAGTGTGACGAAACAAGTGTTGATTGGTGTGGACCACCAACAACTGCAACGAGCGGACAATGGCGGTCAGGGATTGAGGCTGACAATAGAGACTATGATCAAATATCATATATTAAAGTGGAAAACAAAGATTCATCATATCTGTTCTGAGTGGTTTGTGATAATTGGAATCAAAGGGAACGTTACTAAAAATATTTACCTACACAAGATAAGGTGA
- the LOC139899039 gene encoding NDR1/HIN1-like protein 26 — protein sequence MITPHHQIHIRDTPNDRFNLTNDPFNHGGLTSGYQVRGDHNSKYNRHNVQESLTTRISKLICAVFLCILFTLGLVTFILWLSLRPHRPRFHIHEFSIPSLAETYGFSSAHITFNMTARNPNINIGIYYDTINLTLYFKDQTIAKTPLLFPFYQSPKNTAIIYGTLLGSELKISTAQWKQLAARKHGDVAFRLDVTSLIRFKVSTWDSRIHKMHANCEIVVGPNGMILPSDKDKKCPVYFT from the coding sequence ATGATTACTCCTCACCACCAGATTCACATCCGTGACACTCCAAATGACCGCTTCAACCTCACAAATGACCCCTTTAACCATGGTGGCCTTACAAGCGGCTACCAGGTGAGAGGGGATCACAACTCTAAGTACAATAGGCACAATGTTCAAGAAAGCCTAACTACTCGTATATCAAAGCTAATATGTGCAGTTTTTCTTTGCATTCTGTTTACATTGGGTCTAGTAACGTTCATTCTATGGCTTAGTTTGCGACCACATCGTCCCAGGTTCCATATACATGAATTTTCCATTCCTAGTTTAGCTGAAACATATGGATTTTCGTCTGCCCATATAACCTTTAACATGACTGCCCGAAATCCGAATATAAATATAGGAATCTACTACGACACAATTAATCTAACTTTGTACTTTAAGGATCAAACTATTGCGAAAACCCCATTACTGTTTCCTTTTTATCAATCACCTAAAAACACAGCCATCATTTATGGTACTCTGTTGGGATCAGAATTGAAGATCAGTACTGCTCAATGGAAGCAGTTGGCTGCCCGGAAACATGGAGATGTGGCGTTTAGGCTTGACGTGACATCGCTAATACGGTTTAAGGTGTCCACGTGGGACAGTAGGATTCACAAAATGCATGCCAATTGTGAAATAGTGGTTGGGCCAAATGGGATGATACTACCAAGTGATAAAGATAAGAAATGCCCCGTTTATTTTACTTGA
- the LOC139870188 gene encoding probable pyruvate, phosphate dikinase regulatory protein, chloroplastic isoform X1, whose translation MICLSTTLSKLSPKYTPPIAGSTPDPTQTNDRPSQSDNRRLNKGSSQLLRWSRARAIKSGVKLDRPVQKTEVVDRPVRRSGDSESSSASPYYSSDEDEDVCVAEMEEGTAAGTKHIYMVSDGTGWTAEHSVSAALGQFDYCLVDQGCPVNTHLFSGIDDVEKLMEVIKQAAREGAMLIYTLADENMAASARQACKRWGVASTDILSPITEAIALHLGASPSGLPRGAPGRKNPLTEDYFKRIDAIEFTIKQDDGALPQNLHKADIVLAGVSRTGKTPLSIYLAQKGFKVANVPLVMGVTVPKTLFEIDQEKVFALTINPVVLQTIRRARAKTLGFADHMMTNYSDMDHVREELDFACKIFAQNPIWPVIEVTGKAIEETAVTVLRLYQDRRNRCSMPRISKRY comes from the exons ATGATATGTTTATCAACGACGTTGTCCAAGCTTTCCCCAAAATACACACCGCCAATTGCCGGATCTACACCCGACCCGACCCAAACAAACGACCGTCCCTCACAATCTGACAACCGTAGACTCAACAAAGGTAGCTCTCAATTACTCCGATGGTCTAGGGCTCGGGCAATCAAATCAGGTGTCAAATTAGACCGTCCTGTTCAAAAGACAGAAGTTGTTGATCGGCCGGTTCGGCGTTCAGGAGATAGTGAATCAAGTAGTGCTAGTCCGTACTATTCTTCGGATGAAGACGAAGACGTTTGTGTAGCAGAGATGGAGGAAGGTACGGCTGCGGGAACGAAACATATTTATATGGTTTCCGATGGTACAGGATGGACGGCTGAGCATTCAGTAAGCGCTGCGTTAGGTCAATTTGACTATTGCTTGGTTGACCAAGGTTGTCCTGTCAACACTCACTTGTTCTCTGGG ATCGACGATGTGGAAAAATTAATGGAGGTTATAAAGCAAGCGGCTCGTGAAGGAGCAATGTTGATATACACACTAGCTGATGAAAATATGGCGGCATCAGCACGACAGGCTTGCAAAAGATGGGGAGTTGCTTCTACTGATATACTGAGTCCAATTACGGAAGCAATCGCATTGCATTTAGGGGCTTCACCTTCCGGGCTGCCTCGTGGGGCCCCGGGCAGGAAAAACCCACTGACCGAAGATTACTTTAAAAGAATTGATGCTATTGAGTTCACCATAAAACAGGATGATGGAGCTTTACCTCAGAATTTACATAAAGCGGATATTGTTCTTGCTGGTGTTTCACGAACAGGGAAGACTCCTTTGTCAATTTATCTAGCACAGAAAGGATTTAAAGTGGCAAATGTGCCTCTTGTTATGGGAGTAACAGTTCCAAAAACACTATTTGAGATTGACCAGGAGAAGGTTTTTGCTTTGACTATAAATCCAGTTGTACTGCAAACAATAAGAAGAGCAAGGGCAAAAACCTTAGGATTTGCTGATCATATGATGACTAATTACTCAGATATGGATCATGTTAGGGAGGAGCTTGATTTTGCTTGTAAGATATTTGCACAGAATCCAATTTGGCCGGTAATTG AAGTGACTGGAAAAGCGATTGAAGAGACTGCAGTTACTGTATTGAGACTCTACCAAGACCGGAGAAATAGGTGTTCAATGCCACGAATCTCAAAACGCTACTAG
- the LOC139870188 gene encoding probable pyruvate, phosphate dikinase regulatory protein, chloroplastic isoform X2, with protein sequence MICLSTTLSKLSPKYTPPIAGSTPDPTQTNDRPSQSDNRRLNKGSSQLLRWSRARAIKSGVKLDRPVQKTEVVDRPVRRSGDSESSSASPYYSSDEDEDVCVAEMEEGTAAGTKHIYMVSDGTGWTAEHSVSAALGQFDYCLVDQGCPVNTHLFSGIDDVEKLMEVIKQAAREGAMLIYTLADENMAASARQACKRWGVASTDILSPITEAIALHLGASPSGLPRGAPGRKNPLTEDYFKRIDAIEFTIKQDDGALPQNLHKADIVLAGVSRTGKTPLSIYLAQKGFKVANVPLVMGVTVPKTLFEIDQEKVFALTINPVVLQTIRRARAKTLGFADHMMTNYSDMDHVREELDFACKIFAQNPIWPK encoded by the exons ATGATATGTTTATCAACGACGTTGTCCAAGCTTTCCCCAAAATACACACCGCCAATTGCCGGATCTACACCCGACCCGACCCAAACAAACGACCGTCCCTCACAATCTGACAACCGTAGACTCAACAAAGGTAGCTCTCAATTACTCCGATGGTCTAGGGCTCGGGCAATCAAATCAGGTGTCAAATTAGACCGTCCTGTTCAAAAGACAGAAGTTGTTGATCGGCCGGTTCGGCGTTCAGGAGATAGTGAATCAAGTAGTGCTAGTCCGTACTATTCTTCGGATGAAGACGAAGACGTTTGTGTAGCAGAGATGGAGGAAGGTACGGCTGCGGGAACGAAACATATTTATATGGTTTCCGATGGTACAGGATGGACGGCTGAGCATTCAGTAAGCGCTGCGTTAGGTCAATTTGACTATTGCTTGGTTGACCAAGGTTGTCCTGTCAACACTCACTTGTTCTCTGGG ATCGACGATGTGGAAAAATTAATGGAGGTTATAAAGCAAGCGGCTCGTGAAGGAGCAATGTTGATATACACACTAGCTGATGAAAATATGGCGGCATCAGCACGACAGGCTTGCAAAAGATGGGGAGTTGCTTCTACTGATATACTGAGTCCAATTACGGAAGCAATCGCATTGCATTTAGGGGCTTCACCTTCCGGGCTGCCTCGTGGGGCCCCGGGCAGGAAAAACCCACTGACCGAAGATTACTTTAAAAGAATTGATGCTATTGAGTTCACCATAAAACAGGATGATGGAGCTTTACCTCAGAATTTACATAAAGCGGATATTGTTCTTGCTGGTGTTTCACGAACAGGGAAGACTCCTTTGTCAATTTATCTAGCACAGAAAGGATTTAAAGTGGCAAATGTGCCTCTTGTTATGGGAGTAACAGTTCCAAAAACACTATTTGAGATTGACCAGGAGAAGGTTTTTGCTTTGACTATAAATCCAGTTGTACTGCAAACAATAAGAAGAGCAAGGGCAAAAACCTTAGGATTTGCTGATCATATGATGACTAATTACTCAGATATGGATCATGTTAGGGAGGAGCTTGATTTTGCTTGTAAGATATTTGCACAGAATCCAATTTGGCCG AAGTGA